The segment CTCGCGCGTCCAGGGCAGTTCGGCGGGCAGCCGCGCCGTCGAGCGCTACAGCCGGCCGCGCACCGACCAGCGCGTGACCGGGCAGGCGGTGCCTCGCCGCTACCCGCCGGTCGGCCTGCGGGCGCCCTACTATTACGGCCGGTCGCCCTGGTACTACTCGCCTTACGGGTTCGGCTGGAGCCTCGGCTACTTCTACAACCCGTACTGGTGGGGCAACGTCTACTACCCGCCGTACCCGCCGGGCTACGGCTACGTGTCGTACTACGACGATATGGGTGCCGTGCGCCTCAAGGTGAAGCCACGGGAAGCCCAGGTCTTCGTCGACGGCTACTACGTGGGCATCGTCGACGAGTTCGACGGGCGCTTCCAGCGCCTGCGCCTCGACGAAGGCCCGCAGCGCATCGAGATCCGCCTCGAGGGCTACGAGACGCTGGTCTTCGACGTGCGCGTGCTCCGCGGCCGCACGATCAACCTGACCGGGGCGCTCAGACCGCTCGGTCTCCCGTAGGGTCGACCTGCTCGCTC is part of the Acidobacteriota bacterium genome and harbors:
- a CDS encoding PEGA domain-containing protein — its product is MSRQIASRLAVAALFVAAFAPPPAAAQEEVQPRVVPEQAVPAPPPSPLRAEAGAVPRVPVPDPAASAAAQGAQAGLASAEQARPRGGNRGQAERRAPRATGGGESSARGGQAVRRAPPATGGEAGAASGGQAVRRGQPREGSRVQGSSAGSRAVERYSRPRTDQRVTGQAVPRRYPPVGLRAPYYYGRSPWYYSPYGFGWSLGYFYNPYWWGNVYYPPYPPGYGYVSYYDDMGAVRLKVKPREAQVFVDGYYVGIVDEFDGRFQRLRLDEGPQRIEIRLEGYETLVFDVRVLRGRTINLTGALRPLGLP